Genomic segment of uncultured Tolumonas sp.:
GCAAGTATAGAAGACACGTTGGAACTATTAATCGACGTGATGAACACCAACAAACTACTTATCTCCAGCCAGCTGAAAATGCTCAAGAATCCCCTGTAATAACCACACAACACTACGCATTTTCTTCTTTGGCATCCTCGTATGTAATTGATGCGCGAATCGTCTGAGAACCTTGCTGTGTCTGGCTTTGAGGCACATGAGCAGTGCAGCCCGTCTTGGATATGTCTTGGTTTTATTTTGTGTTATTTCATTTACGGTTATAATCCGTTTAAGCTTGTAACCGTTGATGGATGAAGTATGAACCGAAAAATTGAAGCATATGGTGTTATCGCGGTTCAACGACCAAAAATTAAGGCGACGAAAAAACTAGATCTATCTGGAGATTCAGGTCAGCAAATCGTGAAATCTGAAACGAAGTTAGCACTTCGAACACATCAGAAAACATTCACCAAATTAGCTGATATGTAATGGACATTATCTGTTTTCCCTT
This window contains:
- a CDS encoding acetyltransferase, translated to MNRKIEAYGVIAVQRPKIKATKKLDLSGDSGQQIVKSETKLALRTHQKTFTKLADM